The following proteins come from a genomic window of Diprion similis isolate iyDipSimi1 chromosome 8, iyDipSimi1.1, whole genome shotgun sequence:
- the LOC124409241 gene encoding putative lipoyltransferase 2, mitochondrial, whose amino-acid sequence MSNRIVKVLRAGRLDYGAALSLQKILADLHHGNKELVTETQNTLVLLEHNPVYTIGIRRKDYSVEEERKLTKLGAQFFKTNRGGLITFHGPGQLIAYPILNLKQFAQASIRWYVNEIENMIIRLCAEFGIKGETSPDTGVWVNNNKICAIGIHGSRYITTHGLALNCNTDLKWFEHIVPCGIKGKGVTSISKELKQDITVDDVIPVLCNAFKDQFECSLIDYPLNKASNLLRTAVNSTYQ is encoded by the coding sequence ATGAGCAATAGAATCGTGAAGGTCCTCCGGGCCGGAAGATTGGATTATGGAGCAGCCCTTAGTTTGCAGAAGATCTTAGCCGATTTACATCACGGTAATAAAGAGTTAGTAACAGAGACACAGAACACTTTGGTCTTACTGGAGCACAATCCAGTCTACACCATTGGAATACGGAGGAAAGATTATTCTgtggaagaagaaagaaagttgaCAAAACTTGGCGCCCAATTCTTTAAAACCAATCGTGGTGGGCTGATTACTTTTCATGGACCTGGCCAACTCATTGCATACCCAATTTTGAATCTGAAGCAATTCGCACAAGCAAGTATTAGATGGTACGTGAATGAGATAGAAAACATGATAATACGATTATGCGCGGAATTCGGTATCAAAGGTGAAACCTCGCCTGACACAGGAGTTTGGGtaaacaataacaaaatttgCGCTATCGGAATTCACGGAAGTCGATACATAACGACTCACGGACTTGCTCTGAACTGCAACACCGATTTGAAGTGGTTTGAGCATATTGTGCCTTGCGGTATCAAGGGGAAGGGCGTCACAAGCATAAGTAAAGAACTAAAACAGGATATTACGGTTGACGATGTAATCCCTGTGCTGTGTAATGCGTTTAAAGATCAATTTGAATGCTCTCTGATTGACTATCCGCTGAACAAAGCATCGAACTTACTAAGAACTGCTGTTAATTCGACATACCAGTAA
- the LOC124409240 gene encoding Werner Syndrome-like exonuclease, whose product MEYRGAMAKIPKTENILTKSKLIENNEIQPRRSPRIMGAAAKENNKTKVVKPVLVLSEILFEGKINYADTFGDCAMACDEVLQLVEKKTDLIVPIGFDLEWPFSFQTGSGKTALIQICMDYKICHLLHVYELKKLPAALVELLIHPKVRLVGVNIKNDIWKLGRDFKEFPSQKVVENNCIDCGTFANATLNRSCRWSMANLTAYVLQKEISKDPKVRRSKWHIQPLSDAQKSYAATDAYVSLLLYNTLQDKANENAS is encoded by the exons ATGGAGTATCGCGGTGCGATggcaaaaattccaaaaacagAGAACATTCTCACAAAG AGTAAACTTATCGAGAATAATGAAATACAACCTCGACGATCGCCTCGAATCATGGGAGCAGCCGCGAAG GAAAACAACAAAACCAAAGTAGTTAAACCGGTACTCGTGCTGTCAGAAATCCTATTTGAGGGCAAAATCAATTATGCTGACACGTTTGGTGATTGTGCAATGGCCTGCGATGAAGTACT gCAACTCGTTGAGAAGAAAACAGATCTAATCGTTCCGATAGGGTTTGATCTTGAATGGCCATTTAGCTTCCAAACAGGAAGTGGAAAAACAGCTTTGATACAAATCTGTATGGATTATAAAATTTGCCATCTTCTGCATGtctatgaattgaaaaaattaccagcTGCTCTTGTCGAGCTGCTGATTCATCCAAAAGTTAGACTCGTTGGAGTTAATATAAAAAA tgaCATATGGAAACTTGGTAGAGATTTCAAAGAATTCCCGTCTCAAAAggttgttgaaaataattgcattGATTGTGGTACGTTTGCAAATGCAACACTAAATCGATCGTGTCGATGGAGTATGGCAAATCTCACAGCTTATGTG cttcaaaaagaaatttccaaAGATCCTAAAGTACGACGCAGTAAGTGGCACATTCAGCCTCTCAGCGACGCCCAAAAATCCTATGCTGCCACTGATGCCTAt GTATCTCTACTGCTTTACAACACATTGCAAGATAAAGCAAATGAAAATGCATCATAA
- the LOC124408708 gene encoding uncharacterized protein LOC124408708 isoform X2, with translation MITFALKVVTLLLTTLIVDGGSLTKQESLEVKPSNNIKRSPLELGLVSFELDRSHGRHFRVIQESIPVTSKSRTISTTSTVSSKKHPAGDHVLVPVDLADNGPHRVIFPVVDKIHRIDPRVIVEHKELLVDHAAKIVLDQKHLVLDRSPENTVVLASRPLILSPSGHQNLIVEDPNSHTVFFAHKPVLVGRNEHGTNVLIHSRQKTLVHKNLGLGGSRAILLTPKNQIHEIIVHRHVSKPVPDHEDDDHNTNVFRSHYGGFGVGLNYGGHGAGHGFHVPVF, from the exons ATGATCACGTTCGCGTTAAAA GTCGTGACGCTTCTGCTGACAACCCTAATCGTGGACGGAGGATCTCTGACAAAGCAAGAAAGTCTCGAGGTGAAGCCATCCAACAATATAAAACGCTCGCCATTAGAGTTGGGGTTAGTTTCATTCGAGCTGGACCGAAGTCACGGCAGACATTTCAGAGTGATCCAGGAAAGCATTCCGGTTACGTCGAAATCCCGTACAATATCAACAACCTCGACAGTTTCTAGCAAGAAACATCCCGCCGGAGATCACGTCCTCGTTCCCGTGGATCTGGCTGACAATGGACCGCATCGCGTGATCTTCCCGGTCGTTGACAAGATCCATCGTATCGATCCAAGGGTCATCGTTGAACACAAAGAACTCCTGGTCGATCACGCAGCCAAAATTGTTCTCGATCAGAAGCACCTGGTCCTCGATAGATCCCCGGAGAACACCGTCGTCCTCGCGTCGAGACCCCTCATCCTGAGTCCTTCGGGACACCAGAACCTCATCGTCGAAGATCCTAACTCCCATACGGTGTTCTTCGCCCACAAGCCAGTCCTGGTGGGCCGAAACGAGCACGGAACTAACGTCCTCATTCACTCGCGACAGAAAACGTTAGTCCACAAGAACCTTGGCCTCGGAGGCAGCAGAGCCATCTTGCTCACCCCGAAGAACCAAATCCACGAGATAATCGTTCACAGACACGTCTCGAAGCCGGTTCCAGACCATGAAGACGACGACCATAACACGAATGTCTTTAGGAGTCACTATGGTGGCTTTGGTGTTGGACTAAATTACGGTGGACACGGAGCAGGTCACGGCTTCCATGTGCCtgtcttttga
- the LOC124408708 gene encoding uncharacterized protein LOC124408708 isoform X1, giving the protein MIKGTFVIDHKLVVTLLLTTLIVDGGSLTKQESLEVKPSNNIKRSPLELGLVSFELDRSHGRHFRVIQESIPVTSKSRTISTTSTVSSKKHPAGDHVLVPVDLADNGPHRVIFPVVDKIHRIDPRVIVEHKELLVDHAAKIVLDQKHLVLDRSPENTVVLASRPLILSPSGHQNLIVEDPNSHTVFFAHKPVLVGRNEHGTNVLIHSRQKTLVHKNLGLGGSRAILLTPKNQIHEIIVHRHVSKPVPDHEDDDHNTNVFRSHYGGFGVGLNYGGHGAGHGFHVPVF; this is encoded by the exons ATGATCAAGGGTACTTTCGTGATTGACCATAAATTG GTCGTGACGCTTCTGCTGACAACCCTAATCGTGGACGGAGGATCTCTGACAAAGCAAGAAAGTCTCGAGGTGAAGCCATCCAACAATATAAAACGCTCGCCATTAGAGTTGGGGTTAGTTTCATTCGAGCTGGACCGAAGTCACGGCAGACATTTCAGAGTGATCCAGGAAAGCATTCCGGTTACGTCGAAATCCCGTACAATATCAACAACCTCGACAGTTTCTAGCAAGAAACATCCCGCCGGAGATCACGTCCTCGTTCCCGTGGATCTGGCTGACAATGGACCGCATCGCGTGATCTTCCCGGTCGTTGACAAGATCCATCGTATCGATCCAAGGGTCATCGTTGAACACAAAGAACTCCTGGTCGATCACGCAGCCAAAATTGTTCTCGATCAGAAGCACCTGGTCCTCGATAGATCCCCGGAGAACACCGTCGTCCTCGCGTCGAGACCCCTCATCCTGAGTCCTTCGGGACACCAGAACCTCATCGTCGAAGATCCTAACTCCCATACGGTGTTCTTCGCCCACAAGCCAGTCCTGGTGGGCCGAAACGAGCACGGAACTAACGTCCTCATTCACTCGCGACAGAAAACGTTAGTCCACAAGAACCTTGGCCTCGGAGGCAGCAGAGCCATCTTGCTCACCCCGAAGAACCAAATCCACGAGATAATCGTTCACAGACACGTCTCGAAGCCGGTTCCAGACCATGAAGACGACGACCATAACACGAATGTCTTTAGGAGTCACTATGGTGGCTTTGGTGTTGGACTAAATTACGGTGGACACGGAGCAGGTCACGGCTTCCATGTGCCtgtcttttga
- the LOC124408708 gene encoding uncharacterized protein LOC124408708 isoform X3, with amino-acid sequence MYRTNNQVVTLLLTTLIVDGGSLTKQESLEVKPSNNIKRSPLELGLVSFELDRSHGRHFRVIQESIPVTSKSRTISTTSTVSSKKHPAGDHVLVPVDLADNGPHRVIFPVVDKIHRIDPRVIVEHKELLVDHAAKIVLDQKHLVLDRSPENTVVLASRPLILSPSGHQNLIVEDPNSHTVFFAHKPVLVGRNEHGTNVLIHSRQKTLVHKNLGLGGSRAILLTPKNQIHEIIVHRHVSKPVPDHEDDDHNTNVFRSHYGGFGVGLNYGGHGAGHGFHVPVF; translated from the exons ATGTATCGGACGAATAATC AGGTCGTGACGCTTCTGCTGACAACCCTAATCGTGGACGGAGGATCTCTGACAAAGCAAGAAAGTCTCGAGGTGAAGCCATCCAACAATATAAAACGCTCGCCATTAGAGTTGGGGTTAGTTTCATTCGAGCTGGACCGAAGTCACGGCAGACATTTCAGAGTGATCCAGGAAAGCATTCCGGTTACGTCGAAATCCCGTACAATATCAACAACCTCGACAGTTTCTAGCAAGAAACATCCCGCCGGAGATCACGTCCTCGTTCCCGTGGATCTGGCTGACAATGGACCGCATCGCGTGATCTTCCCGGTCGTTGACAAGATCCATCGTATCGATCCAAGGGTCATCGTTGAACACAAAGAACTCCTGGTCGATCACGCAGCCAAAATTGTTCTCGATCAGAAGCACCTGGTCCTCGATAGATCCCCGGAGAACACCGTCGTCCTCGCGTCGAGACCCCTCATCCTGAGTCCTTCGGGACACCAGAACCTCATCGTCGAAGATCCTAACTCCCATACGGTGTTCTTCGCCCACAAGCCAGTCCTGGTGGGCCGAAACGAGCACGGAACTAACGTCCTCATTCACTCGCGACAGAAAACGTTAGTCCACAAGAACCTTGGCCTCGGAGGCAGCAGAGCCATCTTGCTCACCCCGAAGAACCAAATCCACGAGATAATCGTTCACAGACACGTCTCGAAGCCGGTTCCAGACCATGAAGACGACGACCATAACACGAATGTCTTTAGGAGTCACTATGGTGGCTTTGGTGTTGGACTAAATTACGGTGGACACGGAGCAGGTCACGGCTTCCATGTGCCtgtcttttga
- the LOC124408752 gene encoding cuticle protein 65-like, whose translation MNALTFVAIVALASAACAEDSKASKKQDKRGVLGLGYGGYSGHGLHGGLALGGYGYNGLGHGYVAAPAYTVDHTIAAPVAVSHGAHSISSAPILSAPIRVGYEHGLGYSGHNLGYSGHNLGFSGHGLGYSGLGLGHGLAYGHGW comes from the exons ATGAACGCCTTA ACTTTCGTGGCAATCGTAGCCCTCGCTTCAGCCGCTTGTGCCGAGGACTCTAAAGCTTCAAAGAAACAGGATAAGCGAGGAGTTCTTGGCCTGGGATACGGGGGATACAGTGGCCACGGACTTCACGGAGGCTTGGCTCTCGGTGGTTACGGCTACAATG GTCTTGGACACGGATACGTAGCGGCTCCAGCCTACACAGTGGATCACACGATAGCCGCACCCGTCGCTGTGTCTCACGGTGCTCACAGCATCTCTAGTGCACCAATCTTATCCGCCCCAATCCGGGTCGGATACGAGCATGGTCTCGGATATTCAGGACATAATCTAGGATATTCAGGACATAATCTAGGATTTTCAGGACACGGTCTAGGATATTCAGGACTCGGTCTGGGACACGGACTGGCTTATGGTCACGGGTGGTAA
- the LOC124409409 gene encoding 40S ribosomal protein S12, mitochondrial has translation MNFLSRNITSLVQACSSNTLRGFDVVRTTTGLWKMHLTGPIIKNRPNKNPLDGAPFAKGVVLKTLIKKPKKPNSANRKCVLVRLSNGKEMTAYVPGIGHNLQEHNIVLVRVGRCQDVPGVKIKCVRGAYDLPHVIKTPK, from the exons atgaatttcCTTAGTAGAAATATAACCTCTCTGGTGCAGGCGTGTAGCAGCAATACGTTGCGAG GTTTTGACGTCGTCAGAACTACGACCGGACTTTGGAAAATGCACTTGACTGGTCCGATAATAAAAAACAGACCAAACAAAAACCCGTTAGATGGAGCGCCGTTCGCCAAAGGAGTTGTACTCAAAACTCTCATAAAGAAACCGAAAAAACCAAACTCAGCTAACCGGAAATGCGTATTGGTCAGACTGTCGAATGGGAAGGAAATGACCGCCTACGTCCCAG GAATTGGTCACAATCTTCAAGAACATAACATAGTCCTCGTCAGGGTTGGGAGATGTCAAGACGTGCCTGGAGTCAAGATAAAATGTGTCCGAGGAGCCTACGATCTGCCCCACGTAATTAAGACGCCTAAATAA